One window from the genome of Marinifilum sp. JC120 encodes:
- a CDS encoding PLP-dependent aminotransferase family protein: MTKWIPELEESARPKFKLLADAIERDVYAGKLNPGDRLPTHRDLADDLKMNVSTVTRGYAEAEKRGLVCGTVGRGTFIASDAITSSSMVTFEPHAPGMIELGMVNTFYDLDPDIQDGMKKLTRRRNLNAFLRYTDPQGLPEHREVGAQWAKRYRLDASAGDVLVCSGAQHALTCCLSSLFRAGDRIATDTLIYPGMKTLANMLGIRLVPVPMDDQGMIPEQLDTICRREKINGVSIMPGVQNPTSACMSYERREQIAMIACNHDLTIIEDDAYALTVESDLPPVTSFAPERSVFIAGLSKSIAVGLRVAFMVAQGERFKQLAHAILNSVWMTPPLNVELISQWIQDGTADITVKLKRQAARRRFEAVKDLLDGMGLGANPSGFFLWLSLPEPWKGYMVESRAREAGLNIFGAEKFAVGGGPVPANIRLSLSGPKDIAQLRKGLGILKEVLDGRDYFKEAVQQGLEELNRGERISHEEMTKSIKELGYGVS, encoded by the coding sequence ATGACAAAATGGATACCTGAGTTGGAAGAAAGTGCGCGTCCAAAGTTCAAGCTTCTGGCCGATGCCATTGAGCGTGATGTTTATGCCGGGAAACTTAATCCCGGAGACAGGCTACCCACCCACCGTGATCTTGCTGATGATCTGAAGATGAACGTGAGCACAGTGACCAGAGGCTACGCCGAGGCCGAAAAACGGGGGCTTGTCTGCGGGACCGTTGGTCGCGGAACTTTTATCGCTTCTGATGCGATCACCTCATCATCAATGGTCACCTTCGAGCCGCACGCACCGGGCATGATTGAACTGGGCATGGTCAATACCTTCTATGATCTGGACCCGGACATTCAAGATGGCATGAAGAAACTTACTCGCCGCCGCAATCTTAATGCTTTTCTGCGCTATACTGATCCGCAGGGGCTACCGGAGCATCGCGAAGTGGGGGCGCAGTGGGCCAAGCGGTATAGGTTGGATGCTTCGGCGGGGGATGTACTGGTCTGCTCCGGTGCGCAGCATGCTTTGACTTGTTGCCTGAGCAGTTTGTTCCGGGCCGGGGACCGCATTGCTACCGATACTCTGATCTATCCGGGTATGAAGACTCTTGCCAATATGCTCGGTATCCGCCTGGTTCCTGTTCCCATGGACGATCAAGGTATGATTCCTGAACAGCTGGATACAATTTGTCGCCGGGAAAAGATCAATGGCGTATCGATCATGCCCGGGGTGCAGAATCCCACTTCCGCGTGCATGTCTTATGAGCGGCGGGAGCAGATTGCCATGATCGCTTGTAACCACGACCTGACCATCATAGAAGATGATGCTTACGCACTGACTGTGGAAAGTGATCTGCCTCCGGTTACATCTTTTGCCCCGGAACGGAGTGTTTTCATTGCCGGACTTTCCAAATCCATTGCCGTTGGTTTGCGGGTGGCTTTCATGGTCGCGCAGGGTGAGAGATTCAAGCAATTGGCTCACGCGATTCTCAATTCTGTTTGGATGACTCCGCCGCTTAACGTGGAGCTTATTTCGCAATGGATTCAGGATGGAACAGCGGATATAACCGTCAAGCTCAAGCGTCAGGCTGCGCGTCGTCGTTTTGAAGCGGTAAAGGATCTGCTTGATGGAATGGGTTTGGGGGCGAATCCGTCAGGTTTTTTCCTTTGGCTATCCCTACCCGAACCATGGAAGGGGTATATGGTTGAGTCTCGCGCCCGTGAAGCCGGATTAAATATTTTCGGAGCTGAGAAATTTGCTGTGGGCGGTGGTCCCGTTCCAGCCAATATCAGGCTTTCTTTGAGCGGGCCCAAGGATATTGCACAGTTGCGCAAGGGGCTTGGGATTTTAAAAGAAGTTCTGGATGGTAGAGACTATTTCAAAGAAGCTGTTCAGCAAGGATTAGAAGAACTGAACAGAGGGGAAAGGATTTCTCACGAGGAGATGACCAAGTCTATTAAAGAACTTGGATATGGTGTTAGTTAA
- a CDS encoding LysE family translocator, with the protein MQENFWAFLIFVIVMTGTPGPGNIASMALGQAVGFKRSIPFLSGLVIGGMTMDLLAAMGLAQLFMTYPQVSAVLKIGGLIYILYLAWKVLNMHANASGQPKAFKFAEGLALHPLNPKHYAMTVSAFAQFVDPTANQFTEIMIFVATFTCSAALFHSLWCFAGESFMKMLRSPAVRHTVNISMVVLMVGATAYALYK; encoded by the coding sequence ATGCAAGAAAATTTCTGGGCTTTCCTCATATTTGTCATTGTCATGACCGGAACCCCCGGACCGGGCAACATCGCATCCATGGCTCTTGGTCAGGCAGTTGGCTTCAAACGCTCCATCCCGTTCCTATCAGGCTTGGTAATCGGCGGCATGACCATGGATCTGCTAGCCGCCATGGGGCTGGCCCAATTGTTCATGACCTATCCGCAAGTGTCAGCAGTTCTCAAAATTGGCGGACTGATCTACATCCTCTACCTTGCATGGAAGGTGCTGAACATGCACGCCAATGCATCCGGTCAGCCAAAAGCATTTAAATTTGCAGAAGGTCTGGCCCTGCATCCTCTGAACCCGAAACACTACGCCATGACCGTTTCAGCATTCGCCCAGTTTGTTGACCCGACCGCAAACCAATTCACGGAAATCATGATCTTTGTAGCCACTTTCACCTGTAGCGCGGCCCTCTTTCATTCTTTGTGGTGCTTTGCAGGCGAATCATTCATGAAAATGCTGCGCTCCCCGGCAGTACGCCATACAGTAAATATTTCCATGGTGGTACTCATGGTGGGTGCCACGGCCTATGCCCTTTACAAATAA
- a CDS encoding NAD(P)-dependent oxidoreductase, translating into MSIKIGWIGTGVMGGSMCMHLIKAGNEAYVYNRTKSKADQLVAEGAKWCDSPAEVAKQADIIFTIVGYPIDVEQTILGENGVLANADAGKIIVDMTTSEPALAQRIAEEATAKGVGTLDAPVSGGDLGARNATLAIMVGGEQKTFDEVNPLFEIMGSNIKLMGKAGAGQHTKMCNQILIAGTMIGTVESLLYAYKAGMDLNEVIDVIGSGAAGSWSINNLGRRIADDDFNPGFFIKHFVKDMGIALDEAKRMNLSLPGLALVNQFYISAMALGYDELGTQALYKVLEKMNGK; encoded by the coding sequence ATGAGTATAAAAATCGGATGGATCGGAACAGGCGTCATGGGCGGCTCTATGTGCATGCACCTGATCAAAGCAGGCAACGAGGCATACGTCTACAACCGCACCAAATCCAAGGCCGACCAACTGGTAGCTGAAGGCGCAAAATGGTGTGATTCCCCGGCAGAAGTTGCCAAGCAGGCAGACATTATCTTCACCATTGTCGGCTATCCCATTGACGTGGAACAGACCATTCTCGGTGAAAACGGAGTACTGGCAAATGCCGACGCTGGAAAAATTATCGTGGACATGACCACTTCCGAACCCGCCCTTGCCCAGCGCATTGCCGAAGAAGCAACCGCAAAAGGCGTAGGCACACTTGATGCCCCTGTTTCCGGCGGCGACCTCGGTGCACGCAATGCCACACTGGCAATTATGGTCGGTGGTGAGCAAAAAACTTTCGATGAAGTAAACCCACTCTTTGAAATCATGGGCAGCAACATTAAACTCATGGGCAAAGCAGGTGCAGGCCAGCACACAAAAATGTGTAACCAGATCCTCATCGCCGGAACCATGATCGGAACCGTGGAATCCCTGCTCTATGCTTACAAAGCGGGCATGGATCTCAATGAAGTAATTGATGTGATCGGCTCCGGTGCGGCCGGATCATGGTCCATAAACAATCTTGGTCGCCGTATTGCGGATGATGATTTCAACCCGGGATTCTTCATCAAACACTTCGTCAAAGATATGGGCATCGCCCTTGATGAGGCCAAGCGTATGAACCTCTCCCTGCCCGGACTGGCACTGGTCAACCAGTTCTATATCTCAGCCATGGCACTTGGTTATGATGAACTTGGTACTCAGGCTTTGTACAAGGTTTTGGAAAAGATGAATGGGAAGTAA
- a CDS encoding S-ribosylhomocysteine lyase has protein sequence MNRIESFKIDHTLLKRGIYVSRRDEIGAENITTFDLRLKEPNNESVLDPAAAHTLEHIGATFLRNHAEYGEKVVYFGPMGCLTGFYLLLNGRYDSKDVVRLIQELFKFAADFEGDVPGASAVECGNYTLMDLAQAKQEAAKYYAEVLDGIGSDSLNYPE, from the coding sequence ATGAATAGGATTGAGAGCTTTAAAATAGACCATACACTGCTTAAGCGTGGAATTTATGTTTCCCGTCGTGATGAAATTGGGGCTGAGAATATCACCACTTTTGATTTGCGATTAAAAGAACCCAATAACGAATCTGTCCTTGATCCGGCAGCGGCGCATACACTGGAGCATATCGGGGCAACGTTTTTGCGTAACCACGCGGAGTATGGTGAGAAGGTTGTGTACTTCGGTCCGATGGGTTGTTTGACCGGATTCTATCTGCTGCTGAACGGCAGGTATGATTCAAAGGATGTGGTGAGGCTGATTCAGGAATTGTTCAAATTCGCAGCTGATTTTGAAGGCGATGTTCCCGGTGCTTCCGCTGTGGAATGCGGAAATTACACGCTTATGGATTTGGCGCAGGCCAAACAGGAAGCCGCAAAGTATTATGCTGAAGTGCTGGATGGGATTGGTTCGGATAGTTTGAATTATCCAGAATAA
- a CDS encoding 5'-methylthioadenosine/adenosylhomocysteine nucleosidase produces MKIGIIAAMEEELALLVNKLDEPKAENFGQFTYHTGKINGVDVALFLCGIGKVNAAVGTTLLLDKFKPDYLINTGVAGAFPGNINIGDIVVSSEVRHYDADATAFDYEMGQIPQMPAAYQADKLLLGLAQKAWINEDTISVHQGPVLSGDSFIHTPQQILQIEQKFPDVMAVEMEGAAIAQTGFLFNVPFILIRSISDKVHEDGSSAVYESSMEKAAANSVSMVLSMLDNI; encoded by the coding sequence TTGAAGATAGGAATTATCGCGGCAATGGAAGAAGAACTTGCATTGCTGGTCAACAAACTGGATGAGCCGAAGGCAGAAAATTTCGGGCAGTTCACATACCATACCGGAAAAATTAATGGGGTGGATGTGGCTCTTTTTTTGTGCGGAATCGGTAAAGTTAACGCTGCGGTGGGGACTACTCTGCTGCTGGATAAATTTAAGCCCGACTACCTGATTAATACCGGGGTGGCCGGGGCATTTCCCGGTAACATCAATATCGGCGATATCGTGGTTTCATCGGAAGTGCGCCATTACGATGCCGACGCCACTGCATTCGATTACGAAATGGGCCAGATTCCGCAGATGCCCGCTGCATATCAGGCGGATAAGCTTTTGCTCGGATTGGCGCAGAAGGCATGGATCAACGAGGATACCATCAGCGTACATCAGGGGCCGGTTCTTTCCGGGGATTCTTTTATCCATACCCCTCAACAGATTTTGCAGATTGAGCAGAAGTTTCCCGATGTAATGGCCGTGGAAATGGAAGGAGCAGCTATTGCTCAGACCGGATTTTTGTTCAACGTGCCTTTTATCCTGATCAGGTCCATTTCAGACAAGGTTCACGAGGACGGAAGTAGTGCGGTTTACGAATCCAGCATGGAGAAGGCTGCCGCTAATTCAGTGAGCATGGTTTTGTCTATGCTTGATAATATTTGA
- a CDS encoding LysR family transcriptional regulator, giving the protein MLPDLNRLKVFFHIFNEQSSTRAAKQLHITQSGVSQHLKKLEDELQTELFTRVNRRLVPTAAGKQLYKIVQGFMSELEQGVRHINDGLDTPSGPLRIGAPIEFGKIYLPPVFGSFRRKYPGVTMQLDLDEPKVLFSKVANGELDFAYIDILPFFMDTPGGTSAYSIKPVVREEFVLACSKKYYRARINGTNYDQLKKLDFIGYKDDIALFRSWFKLHFEREPQQLNLVFIADSSEAIVSAIKAGIGAGITVSHLMNREINAGEIIAIRPGKEKLQNTISCVQFKDKQSTITERAFQEHLRMELNKNYAKLELR; this is encoded by the coding sequence ATGCTTCCCGATCTGAACAGACTAAAAGTCTTCTTCCACATATTTAATGAGCAAAGCAGCACCAGGGCAGCAAAGCAACTACACATCACCCAGTCCGGGGTCAGCCAGCATCTAAAAAAATTGGAAGATGAGCTCCAGACAGAACTGTTCACACGAGTCAACCGCAGACTTGTGCCCACTGCTGCCGGAAAACAGCTGTATAAAATAGTACAAGGATTCATGTCTGAGCTGGAACAGGGAGTCCGCCATATCAATGATGGCTTGGATACTCCCTCCGGCCCGCTACGCATCGGCGCGCCTATAGAGTTCGGGAAAATTTACTTACCGCCAGTATTCGGCTCATTCCGGCGCAAATATCCGGGAGTGACCATGCAATTAGACCTGGACGAACCCAAGGTACTCTTCTCCAAGGTAGCCAATGGCGAACTTGATTTCGCCTACATCGACATCCTGCCCTTTTTCATGGACACACCGGGCGGGACTTCGGCCTACTCCATAAAGCCCGTAGTACGTGAAGAATTCGTGCTGGCCTGCTCAAAAAAATATTACCGGGCGCGAATAAACGGAACAAATTACGATCAGTTAAAAAAGCTGGATTTTATCGGCTACAAAGATGATATCGCCCTGTTCCGCAGTTGGTTCAAACTACATTTTGAACGCGAACCGCAACAATTAAACCTTGTATTCATTGCTGACAGCTCCGAGGCCATTGTTTCAGCCATTAAAGCAGGGATTGGAGCGGGAATTACGGTCAGTCATCTGATGAACAGAGAAATCAATGCGGGTGAGATCATTGCTATCCGCCCAGGCAAAGAAAAACTACAGAATACAATCTCTTGCGTTCAATTCAAGGACAAACAGTCGACGATTACAGAAAGAGCATTTCAGGAACACTTACGGATGGAACTAAATAAGAATTATGCGAAATTGGAGTTGAGGTAG
- a CDS encoding aldehyde ferredoxin oxidoreductase → MIRDYFRVLVVDLGSGKGNVVKVDGRNEFAGGSGLGALLFEKYGHADRPWDDPDQPLIFSIGPLTGLFPLMSKTVCSFKSPYHDQFAESHAGGRSALAIRFADYDALVIAGRAPRLSCLSLGMKHLEVKDVQFLAGKDVFSTGKILRSMYPGSGHRSILRIGPAGENLSGMACINADTYRHFGRLGSGAVMGAKNLKGIVIQGDGSFALPESKEYSKIYKQVYEKMTATDMMSKYHNLGTAANLDALNELESLPWRNLQATKDEAITGITGKKFADDTLLRNAACAGCPVGCIHIGFVREKFMEDNQYLYRQVAYDYEPIFATGSMLGVTDAFQVLGIMDEVEKAGLDVMSGGVALAWATEAFEKGLVSEAETLVPLAFGDAENYKKAVQYLGSAENDFYAALGKGSLVAAAKYGGEDFACVLGQEMAGYATGEAFYVAEGLGFRHSHLDSGGYSWDQKNDRKDAGEVCDFLISDETGRAFLTSMVACLFGRGVYKDEILAECLKSVGYGEIADNMDLIGERVRAMRWKVRFSTGYDPEKISIPKRYREVSTWKGKTDPEYMEKLKAEYGRRICELVSDEALEKLNLKKVEKK, encoded by the coding sequence ATGATACGTGATTACTTCAGAGTCCTTGTTGTTGATCTGGGTAGCGGCAAAGGAAATGTGGTCAAGGTCGACGGGCGCAATGAATTTGCCGGGGGCAGCGGCTTGGGTGCTCTGCTTTTTGAAAAATACGGGCATGCGGATCGTCCGTGGGATGACCCGGACCAGCCGCTTATTTTTTCCATCGGCCCTTTGACCGGGCTGTTTCCTTTGATGAGCAAGACTGTCTGTTCATTTAAATCTCCCTATCACGACCAGTTTGCCGAGAGCCATGCCGGGGGCCGTTCTGCTTTGGCCATCCGTTTTGCGGATTATGATGCTTTGGTTATCGCCGGGCGTGCGCCGCGTTTATCCTGTCTCTCTCTCGGTATGAAACATCTGGAAGTGAAAGACGTTCAGTTTTTGGCCGGGAAGGATGTTTTCAGTACCGGAAAGATTTTGCGTTCCATGTATCCCGGTTCCGGGCACAGATCCATTCTGCGCATCGGTCCTGCCGGGGAGAACCTTTCGGGCATGGCCTGCATCAATGCCGACACTTATCGCCATTTTGGGCGTTTGGGGTCCGGAGCGGTTATGGGTGCCAAGAATCTCAAGGGGATTGTGATTCAGGGAGACGGCTCATTCGCTTTGCCGGAAAGTAAGGAATATTCCAAGATCTATAAGCAGGTTTACGAGAAGATGACCGCCACCGATATGATGAGCAAGTATCACAACCTCGGGACTGCGGCTAACCTTGATGCGCTTAATGAATTGGAATCATTGCCGTGGAGAAATTTACAAGCGACCAAGGATGAAGCAATAACCGGAATTACCGGAAAGAAATTTGCTGACGACACCCTGCTGCGCAACGCGGCCTGTGCCGGGTGTCCGGTTGGTTGTATCCATATCGGCTTCGTGCGTGAGAAATTCATGGAGGATAACCAATATCTCTACCGTCAGGTGGCTTACGATTACGAGCCCATTTTCGCTACCGGGTCCATGCTTGGTGTTACTGACGCCTTTCAGGTACTGGGCATAATGGACGAGGTGGAAAAGGCCGGTCTGGATGTTATGTCCGGCGGGGTTGCTCTTGCATGGGCCACCGAGGCTTTTGAAAAAGGTCTGGTCAGTGAAGCTGAAACTCTTGTGCCGCTTGCTTTCGGTGATGCGGAAAACTACAAAAAAGCAGTGCAATACCTCGGCAGTGCGGAAAACGATTTCTATGCCGCACTGGGCAAAGGTTCACTTGTGGCGGCCGCAAAGTACGGAGGCGAGGATTTTGCCTGTGTTCTGGGGCAGGAAATGGCCGGATATGCTACCGGGGAAGCTTTTTATGTAGCTGAAGGGCTGGGTTTCCGTCATTCTCATCTGGATTCAGGCGGGTATTCATGGGATCAGAAAAATGATCGTAAGGATGCTGGTGAGGTTTGCGATTTCCTGATCAGCGATGAAACCGGTCGGGCATTCCTCACTTCAATGGTCGCCTGTTTGTTCGGGCGTGGAGTTTACAAGGATGAGATCCTTGCCGAGTGCTTGAAGTCCGTAGGTTACGGAGAAATAGCTGATAATATGGATCTTATCGGAGAAAGGGTCCGGGCCATGCGTTGGAAAGTACGGTTTTCCACCGGCTACGACCCTGAGAAGATCAGTATTCCCAAGCGTTACCGAGAAGTAAGCACATGGAAGGGTAAGACTGATCCGGAATACATGGAAAAGCTTAAAGCTGAATATGGTCGCAGAATTTGCGAACTGGTCTCTGATGAAGCGCTTGAGAAGCTTAATTTAAAAAAAGTTGAGAAAAAATAA